A single region of the Apodemus sylvaticus chromosome 7, mApoSyl1.1, whole genome shotgun sequence genome encodes:
- the Znf609 gene encoding zinc finger protein 609 isoform X2, translating to MESPVSTPGVLPLHLLVPVVNNDISSPCEQIMVRTRSVGVNTCDVALATEPECLGPCEPGTSVNLEGIVWQETEDGMLVVNVTWRNKTYVGTLLDCTRHDWAPPRFCDSPTSDLEMRNGRGRGKRMRPNSNTPVSETATASESKGTSSSSKTRAGANSKGRRGSQNSSEHRPPASSTAEDVKASPSSANKRKNKPLSDMELNSSSEDSKGSKRVRTNSMGSATGPLPGTKVEPTIVDRNCPSPVLIDCPHPNCNKKYKHINGLKYHQAHAHTDDDSKPEADGDSECGEEPALHADLSCNGAPVSQKGSLSPARSATPKVRLIEPHSPSPSSKFSTKGLCKKKLSGEGDTDPGALSNDGSDEGPSVMDETSNDAFDSLERKCMEKEKCKKSSSLKPEKISSKSLKSARPIAPAIPPQQIYTFQTATFTAASPGPSSGLATTVVQAVPNSPQPKPIQPKPTVMGEPFTVNPALTPAKDKKKKDKKKKDSSKDLESPLPPGKVCRAEEGKSPLRESAGDGIKMEGLLNGSSESHQSRLASIKAEADKIYSFTDNAPSPSIGGSSRLDSTTPTQPLTPLHVVTQNGAEASSVKTSSPAYSDISDAGEDGEGKVDSTKSKDPEPPGKEGAKKTLFPPQPQSKDSPYYQGFESYYSPGYAQSSPGALTSSSQAGMEGQALKTKKDEEPESIDGKVRNDVCEEKKPELSSSSQQPSVIQQRPSMYMQSLYYNQYAYVPPYGYSDQSYHTHLLSTNSAYRQQYEDQQKRQSLEQQQQRGLDKKTEMGLKEREASLKEEWKQKPSVPPTLTKAPSLTDLVKSGPSKAKEPGTDPAKSVIIPKLDDSSKLPSQPPEGLKGKLGEASHLGKEASEAKTGTECGRQAEVDPILWYRQETEPRMWTYVYPAKYSDIKSEDDRWKEERDRKLREDRSRSKDSVPKEDGKESTSGDCKLPPSDESRLGSKEPRPSVHVPVSSPLTQHQSYIPYMHGYSYSQSYDPNHPSYRGMPAVMMQNYPGSYLPSSYSFSPYGSKVSGGEDADKARASPSVSCKASSESKALDILQQHASHYKSKSPTISDKNSQERDRGGCGVVGGGGSCGSVGGAGGADRSADRPRTSPSQRLMSTHHHHHHLGYSLLPAQYNLPYAAGLSSTAIVASQQGSAPSLYPPPRR from the exons CCGTACCCGATCAGTTGGAGTCAACACATGTGACGTGGCTCTAGCCACAGAGCCTGAGTGCTTAGGCCCCTGTGAGCCTGGAACTAGTGTCAACCTTGAAGGCATCGTGTGGCAGGAAACAGAAGATG GGATGTTGGTGGTAAATGTGACATGGAGAAACAAGACATATGTAGGTACACTTCTTGACTGCACAAGGCATGATTGGGCGCCCCCAAG GTTCTGTGACTCCCCCACTAGTGACTTGGAAATGCGTAACGGTCGAGGAAGAGGCAAGCGTATGCGTCCTAACAGCAACACGCCTGTCAGTGAGACAGCCACAGCCTCTGAGAGTAAagggaccagcagcagcagcaagaccCGAGCAGGAGCCAATAGCAAAGGCCGCCGGGGTAGCCAGAACTCCTCAGAGCATCGCCCTCCTGCCAGCAGCACCGCTGAGGATGTCAAAGCCAGCCCCTCCTCAGCCAATAAGCGGAAAAACAAACCTCTTTCAGACATGGAGCTGAATTCTAGCTCAGAGGACTCCAAAGGGAGCAAGCGTGTCCGTACAAATTCCATGGGCTCAGCCACCGGGCCCCTCCCTGGGACCAAGGTAGAACCCACTATTGTGGACAGAAATTGTCCCTCCCCAGTCCTGATTGACTGTCCCCACCCAAACTGCAACAAAAAGTACAAGCACATTAACGGGCTTAAGTACCACCAAGCTCATGCCCACACAGATGATGACAGCAAGCCGGAAGCTGATGGGGACAGCGAATGTGGAGAGGAGCCCGCCCTGCATGCAGACCTCAGCTGCAACGGTGCGCCTGTCTCTCAGAAAGGATCCTTGTCCCCTGCCCGCTCAGCTACCCCCAAAGTTCGGCTTATTGAGCCTCACAGCCCTTCCCCTTCAAGCAAATTCAGCACAAAAGGCCTCTGTAAGAAAAAATTGAGTGGGGAGGGAGACACAGACCCTGGAGCCTTATCCAATGATGGCTCTGACGAGGGGCCCTCAGTAATGGATGAAACAAGCAACGATGCCTTTGACTCTTTAGAAAGGAAGtgtatggaaaaagaaaaatgtaaaaagtccTCCAGTTTGAAACCTGAAAAGATTTCATCCAAGAGCTTAAAATCAGCCCGCCCCATTGCCCCTGCCATCCCCCCACAACAGATCTACACGTTCCAGACAGCCACCTTCACAGCAGCAAGCCCCGGGCCCTCCTCCGGCTTGGCCACCACAGTGGTCCAGGCAGTACCCAACAGTCCCCAACCCAAGCCCATTCAGCCCAAGCCCACTGTTATGGGAGAACCTTTCACAGTCAACCCTGCCCTGACCCCTGCCaaggacaagaaaaagaaagacaaaaaaaagaaggaCTCATCAAAGGACCTGGAAAGTCCTCTGCCCCCTGGGAAGGTATGCCGAGCAGAAGAAGGTAAGAGCCCGCTCAGAGAATCAGCAGGAGATGGAATAAAAATGGAGGGCCTTCTGAATGGCTCCTCAGAGTCCCACCAAAGCCGATTAGCTAGTATCAAGGCTGAAGCTGATAAGATTTACAGTTTCACTGACAATGCCCCCAGCCCTTCAATTGGAGGCAGCAGCCGCCTAGATAGTACTACCCCAACCCAACCCCTGACTCCCCTACACGTAGTGACCCAGAATGGAGCTGAAGCCAGCTCGGTCAAAACCAGTAGCCCTGCCTACTCTGACATCTCTGATgctggggaggatggggagggcaAGGTGGACAGCACCAAGTCCAAGGACCCTGAGCCGCCTGGTAAAGAAGGAGCTAAGAAAACACTTTTCCCCCCTCAGCCCCAGAGCAAAGACTCACCGTACTACCAAGGCTTTGAAAGTTACTACTCTCCAGGTTATGCACAGTCCAGCCCAGGGGCTCTCACCTCAAGCAGCCAGGCAGGAATGGAGGGCCAGGCCCTAAAGACAAAAAAGGATGAGGAGCCTGAGAGCATAGACGGGAAGGTCAGGAATGATGTCTGTGAGGAAAAGAAGCCTGAGCTGAGCAGTTCCAGTCAGCAGCCCTCCGTCATCCAGCAGCGGCCCAGCATGTACATGCAGTCCCTGTACTACAACCAGTATGCCTACGTGCCTCCTTATGGCTACAGTGACCAGAGCTACCACACACACCTCTTGAGCACCAACAGTGCTTATCGGCAGCAGTACGAAGACCAGCAGAAGCGGCAGAGcttggagcagcagcagcagcggggaCTGGACAAGAAGACAGAGATGGGCCTGAAAGAGCGGGAGGCATCGCTCAAGGAAGAGTGGAAGCAAAAGCCCTCAGTTCCACCAACTCTCACCAAGGCTCCCAGCCTGACAGACCTGGTGAAGTCAGGGCCCAGCAAAGCCAAGGAGCCAGGGACTGATCCTGCCAAGTCGGTCATCATTCCCAAATTAGATGACTCATCAAAACTCCCCAGCCAGCCCCCTGAAGGCCTTAAAGGGAAGCTGGGGGAGGCCAGCCACCTAGGCAAGGAGGCGTCTGAGGCTAAGACAGGCACTGAGTGTGGCCGGCAGGCAGAGGTGGATCCAATACTCTGGTACCGACAG GAGACAGAGCCGCGGATGTGGACATATGTTTATCCTGCCAAATATTCAGACATCAAGTCAGAGGATGATCGGTGGAAGGAGGAACGGGACCGGAAGTTAAGGGAGGACAGGAGCCGGAGTAAGGACTCTGTTCCCAAAGAAGACGGGAAGGAAAGCACAAGTGGTGACTGCAAGCTGCCCCCATCTGACGAGTCCCGCCTTGGGAGCAAGGAGCCCCGACCAAGTGTCCATGTGCCTGTGTCCTCCCCGCTAACCCAGCACCAGTCCTACATCCCCTACATGCATGGCTACTCTTACAGCCAGTCATATGACCCCAACCACCCCAGCTACCGGGGGATGCCTGCTGTGATGATGCAGAACTACCCAG GTTCCTATTTGCCTTCCAGCTATTCTTTCTCCCCATACGGCAGCAAGGTCTCAGGTGGAGAGGATGCCGACAAGGCACGTGCCAGCCCCAGTGTGAGCTGCAAAGCCAGCTCAGAGTCCAAAGCCCTGGACATCTTACAGCAACATGCCAGTCACTACAAGAGCAAGTCTCCCACG aTAAGTGATAAAAATTCTCAGGAGAGAGATCGAGGAGGCTGTGGGGTGGTTGGGGGTGGTGGCAGCTGTGGCAGTGTTGGGGGAGCAGGAGGTGCTGACAGGAGTGCCGACCGGCCCCGCACGTCCCCTTCCCAGCGTCTGATgtccacacaccaccaccaccaccacttgggCTATTCCTTGCTCCCAGCACAGTACAACCTACCCTATGCCGCAG GGCTTTCTTCTACAGCCATTGTTGCCAGCCAGCAAGGCTCAGCTCCCTCACTCTACCCACCCCCCCGGAGGTGA